Proteins encoded together in one Columba livia isolate bColLiv1 breed racing homer chromosome 3, bColLiv1.pat.W.v2, whole genome shotgun sequence window:
- the TBP gene encoding TATA-box-binding protein, giving the protein MDQNNSLPAYAQGLASPQGAMTPGIPIFSPMMPYGTGLTPQPVQSTNSLSILEEQQRQQQQQQQAAQQSTSQQATQGTSGQTPQLFHSQTLTTAHLPGTTPLYPSPMTPMTPITPATPASESSGIVPQLQNIVSTVNLGCKLDLKTIALRARNAEYNPKRFAAVIMRIREPRTTALIFSSGKMVCTGAKSEEQSRLAARKYARVVQKLGFPAKFLDFKIQNMVGSCDVKFPIRLEGLVLTHQQFSSYEPELFPGLIYRMIKPRIVLLIFVSGKVVLTGAKVRAEIYEAFENIYPILKGFRKTT; this is encoded by the exons ATGGATCAGAACAACAGCTTGCCAGCCTATGCTCAAGGCTTAGCCTCCCCTCAG GGTGCAATGACTCCAGGAATTCCAATTTTTAGCCCAATGATGCCATATGGCACAGGACTGACACCACAGCCTGTCCAGAGCACCAACAGTCTATCCATCCTAGAGGAACAGCAGcggcagcaacagcagcagcagcaagcagcaCAACAATCTACATCACAGCAAGCAACACAGGGAACATCTGGTCAAACTCCCCAGCTCTTCCACTCACAGACTCTTACCACAGCCCATTTACCAGGAACCACACCTCTGTACCCCTCTCCCATGACTCCGATGACTCCAATAACTCCTGCAACGCCGGCGTCTGAGAGCTCTGGGATAGTGCCGCAGCTACA GAATATTGTGTCCACGGTGAATCTTGGTTGCAAACTTGACCTAAAAACGATTGCGCTTCGTGCCCGAAATGCTGAATATAATCCCAAG cgttttgctgctgttattaTGAGAATAAGAGAACCACGTACTACTGCACTTATATTCAGCTCTGGAAAAATGGTGTGCACAGGAGCGAAAAG TGAGGAGCAATCCAGACTGGCAGCAAGGAAGTATGCACGAGTTGTTCAGAAGCTGGGTTTTCCTGCAAAAtttttggattttaaaattcagaacatGGTGGGCAGCTGTGATGTGAAGTTTCCCATCAGATTAGAAGGACTGGTACTCACACACCAGCAGTTCAGCAG CTACGAGCCCGAATTGTTTCCTGGCTTAATCTACAGAATGATCAAGCCAAGAATTGTTctgcttatttttgtttctggaaaagTGGTTTTAACTG GTGCTAAAGTACGAGCAGAAATCTATGAAGCATTTGAAAACATCTATCCTATTTTAAAGGGATTCAGAAAAACAACGTAA